The Prionailurus viverrinus isolate Anna chromosome C1, UM_Priviv_1.0, whole genome shotgun sequence DNA window ccgaagtcggctgcttaaccgactgagccacccaggtgccccagttggcATATTTTTAGACGAGCTAGGTGGTGAAAGGTCTCTGAAAGAAAATAGTTGGGAAGATATTTGAGAGTATCATTTTTAACCTAAAACAGTATTCTTATAGACTTCCTTGGAAACAAATACCTTTTCCAAGATTAACAGTCTTACATTTAACCTTGACACAGATTGGGGGTATAAGAGAAGAGAATGCAGACATTTTCCCTATAATTTGAAGACTTAAAATACTAGGTTAGGTTTCAAATATCTCTGTTTTCTAAATCTCTGTTCTGTGTATTTCATAGCTCCAAATCAAATGAAAGCCAAGGAAGGGAGGAACGTGTACAGTTCTTCACGCTATGATGATTATGACAGATACAGACGTTCTAGAAGCCGAAGTTATGAAAGAAGAAGATCAAGAAGCCGGTCCTTTGATTACAACTATAGAAGATCTTATAGTCCTAGAAAGTAAGTTTGATGTGTAGTACAGTAATCTGTCAGAAAAGATTTgttagcttttgattttttttatctttttgtacaCTTTAATTATATACATTGTATGCTTCATTGagactaaaattattttagtgctttattttaaaagttttatggttcagtttttttaattagaaacttGAGAAGAGTGTAAATAGACATTTGTCACTGTTTGCTTTTTCTGATGTACTTTTTAGCAGTAGACCGGCTGGAAGACCACGGCGTAGCAGAAGCCATTCCGACAATGATAGGTAAATAACTTTGCTTTGAAAACGACTTCTACGTTTTTCAATTTCAGAGTGAACTTTTGctctaaaaataacaaatttgatTAACATAGAATCTAATTTTTACTCTAATTGTATCTCTCCTCTGTTTTGAAAGATTCAAACACCGAAATCGATCTTTTTCAAGATCTAAATCCAATTCAAGATCACGGTCCAAGTCCCAGcccaagaaagaaatgaaggctaAATCACGTTCTAGGTCTGCATCTCACACCAAAACTAGAGGCACCTCTAAAACAGATTCCAAAACACATTATAAGTCTGGCTCAAGATATGAAAAGGAATCAAGGAAAAAAGAACCACCTAGATCCAAATCTCAGTCAAGATCACAATCTAGGTCTAGGTCAAAATCTAGATCAAGGTCTTGGACTAGTCCTAAGTCCAGTGGCCACTGATAGTATAAACCTTGATATTTTTAGGCATgtatcattcatttactcataGTTTGGTTTACTTAAATTATCAGGAATACAATGTTGCAAtgatgcttaaaaaaaacacttgtcAGTTTTCCCTGTACCAGGCAAATggttataattaaaatgatatgCTGTTGAGAAGCCACTCTTAAGAGTCCAGTTTGTTTAATGTTATGGGCAGCTACCAATTTGTGGTGTCTCTGTATATTTTTGTAAAGATTCTCATTTTTTATGCTTGAAGTATTGGTGAAAAGATGTTGGTTGACCATAATTTGCAACAttgtcttattaaaaataaactttcatatCCATATTTGGTAGAACTGTTAACCTAGAAATGTAGCTTGCTAATAAGATAGAATGATACAAAAGTGAGTTGTAGCCACAGTACAACACTGACTGATCAGACACATTTAGGTTCAGGGTGGACCTTTTTGTCTTGTTGAGATGTTTAGGCCCGTGATAATAATAGTTAATTTATGACAGCGTGGAATAGTTCTTTTGTTAACCCCACTGTCTTGGGGAATGATGCCAACTGGGTTAAGTAGGATTTGGGGGACGATTGAGTGTTTTGACCGAAACATGGAGCCTTCActgcttttttctgttttctatgaaGAGTTGGAACATACAAACACGGGAAGAACTCAAACCTTAAAATTTGAGCAGGACAATGATGGCAGAAAtaatttcaagggaaaaaaaaatgctctcatGTAGTTACTCTAAACTTTAAGGAGCATTGTTGGTCGTATTGCTTAGTTTTCTTACTGCTGTTAAAAAAAGCAGCAAGTAAATTGTTTCAAAGTAGGTTTTGTTTATGCATATGCATAGTGTAAAACTGAATTTTGATGCTTCTAGCACTCGGTCTGTGCGTTTGTATCAAAATTTGCCTGCTACTTTATGAAGGAGGCTTGTTCTTCACACTTCAGTTTATTTCATGTGAGGCAAGTTGAAGGAGAACACTCCCACTCTAGGTGTTTCCGTGGTgccatgaaatttaaaatattttggaaaaagaattttCAGTAGGAATCTCATCTCTTTGAGTTTGATTATCAATGTAGTACCTGGCAGTACctgactaaaacaaaacaaaacaacaaaaaaacccaataccctaaccatttataatttttagcattTCTCTGAGAGATCTTTTGGGGACAATAAAAGGGACATGTCCAGTCTCATTTCAGAATAAAAGCtagcatctttaaaattttagattgcTTGCTTGCAGGTATAAGTAAATATTGTGGGGAAACGATTCCTTTTAGAGGATTActttttttgattttggttttagtAATATAGGCCTTGCCTGTAAAGAACAAAAGAtggtttttaaatactgtttGTGGAATGTGTTTAAAGGATTGATTCTAGAACCTTTGTATATTTGATAGTATTTCtaactttcatttctttactgTTTGCAGTTAATGTTCATGTTCTGCTATGCAATCATTTATATGCacgtttctttaattttttagattttccTGGATGTATAGTTTAAACAACAAAAAGTCTATTTAAAACTGTAGCAGTAGTTTGCAGTTCTAGCAAAGAGGAAAGTTGTGGGGttaaactttgtattttctttcttatagaaGCTtctaaaaaggtatttttatatgttctttttaacaaatattgtGTACAACCTTTAAAACATCAATGTTTGGATCAAAACAAGACCCAGCTTATTTTCTGCTTGCTGTAAATTAAGCAAACatgctataataaaaacaaaatgaaggaaataatgatTAACTGGAATTATTATAGTTTTGAATGAGATTCTAAAATAACAGTGGAAACAATCCTTTGTAGatttaggaatatttttaatCACAGTGTTGCACTAGGCACAACTAATTTTTACTTTGGAAATGATAGAACTTGCCAGAAAGGTACATCTTTTATATACTACTTAAAAATTCCTTATGTAATGTCAAAGTTGTTTCATGATTGCTTATTAAGCCCCTTGGGTTAAATAACTTAGAGATTATTGGTAGTATTaagtattaaaatgaaatttgagtCAGCTAAATTGtaagtttatattttcattattgaatGGACCAATAATTCTGCTCTTCCTTGTCCTAAACAAGATGCGTGGGGCCTTATATTAATGGCttgattttaaatatgtttgcatTGAATGTCAGTGAGCAGTTAGTATATTAAGTGATAACCACATTGGGGAACTGAtttaggtgttttatggtttgagTTCTAGCTACTTATAATGACAACAATGATAGCCGATACTTAGCATTTATGATGTGCCAGACACGCTACTAAAAATTTtgtgttaactcatttatttttcacaaaacccTTTGAGAAAGATATTGATTTACCCCATATCGTAGATAAGGAAATCGAGATACAAAGAAAAGGCTGTAAAAAAGGCAGATCGAAGCTTTGACCCCAGGCCTGGTGCTtcgtgacttttttttcttttcaatggactgtaatttgagagagagagagattgaggaggTGGATGGCCCATTGAAACTGTTCTCAGTCTTTGTGCAGAAATAGAAGGCctgatgatttcatttttatattttatttgtgtcaCTTAAAATGACTCACATGGTTTCCTTGAGAACTTTTTGTTACTCCTAAAGTGACCTACCTAATGAGCTTCAGAAGGACTAAATTATAGTTGAACCCAGGATAGGATCCTGCTCATACTTGATGAGGATCCTTACACAGTGCTTTAATTTTGGGCTACTTAGTTCCACAGTTCTGGAGTATCCACTGTGTGTCTGGCACTGTTGTCACTGTTAGAGTAGATCATATCAAGACGCAGTGAGGACTGACACTTCACCTCTCTTTTTACTTAAGATCTCTctgcattttgttctgttttgttgtgttttgaagCCAAgtaagcaagaagaaaaatgacagataATGCTTCAGTGAGAAAGGAAAGGTGCTACATAGAGTATGAGCTGTTAAGTTTACAACCCAGGGAAAAGACCTGGGAACTATTGTACTGTTCTCTTGCAAATTTGGCCCAGTAAGCTGCTACATCCAGTTCGACTAACAAAATCCTGTATACCacagagaagaataaagaaaaccaaactgaCAAACATCCTTCTTTTATTTAAGACCAAACTGCAGCTGGAATACCCAGTACAGTTCTGCTTACTACACTTCAAGAAAGATCTGAGAAAGCGGAAAAAGAACCAAAGAAGGGCAGTTCAAGCGACCAAAGGGTGGGTGGAAGGTGCTGCAGTATGAATACTGTACGAATATTTTGACTCTGGtctgaaaagataaaagaatgttATCGAAACTACATGGAATAATTGAAGTCCCTTCAAGTTTGAAAGTAAGCATTTTaggacaaataaaaagaaattcaactttGTACTTGTGGAAACTAATCCCTAAATCTGAATAGGTTTATATTGATTCGTGGGTAACAGGTCCATAATAAACTATTGGAAACTAGGATGTTTGAATATCAAGGAAGACAGCCATAGTCTCTTACAGTGCCTCTATTGGTCTGTCTCAAACTGAATTGGGTGAGAAAAGGTATGGTCCAATATAAACTTTTTCTTGGTTATCTCTTAAAGTCAGTTCCATTTTCGCTATTGGCAAATCTTGCCTTTGTTTATTCCAGTGCCAGTGTTTTTCTGCTTAATGGTTTGCTTTGTTGGCATCTGAGTTTATTTACTTGTATGCCATGTGCAGTTTACATCTTACACTCTCTTTTCCAGATAAATTCCAATTAGAATACTTGACATCTAGCTAAGAGGGTCCATCTCTTCTCACCTCTGTCCTAAGTCAGtatattcagcaaacatttatttactgagcCCTTACTGTGGGCAAAAATTGTCCTGGGTAATCggggagaaaaatagagaaaattgaCTTAATAAATACCTACTGAGCACAATCTAGTCAATCATTACAGTATGGCCTCATTGTTTTGAGGTGTATTTTTCGTAACGATATTTTACACCATTCATATCTTAATGTAATTATAAAACCCAGAATACTATCAATGATCATTTTGTGGTTATCTGCCATTTAAAAGTATCCAGTATTTCTGTTTGCATCCCATtaatacaaataatgaaaaaatgatgttttaatcTGTAATAAACTGATTCATTGTGCAGTGACTGTAATATACTAGAGTTATATTAAATTGTTAACTCTGCCTCCTCAAACACACATTAGGAAATAAtcccaaaaataagtaactttGCATTAGATCTAAAGGAGACTCTGGGTGCTATAATTAGATTATTTTGAGGCAGACAGAGAGCTGTTATCCCAACTGATTTAGTGTGTTCTGAAATTGAGAAAATGTTCACCAGATTATACTTTTTAGTGATTTACTTGTACATTTTATAGGGGACATGTTCTGTGTATAGtgaataaataacttttatagTATCACAAAAATGTTTTGGATTCCTTAGTTCCTTATTAGGATATTAAGTTTGTTTATACATTGATTCTTCCATCACTCATACTTGATTTTTGTCATTTCTGCCACATATTTTAAGTTGTTCGTGTGAAGTTCTTCATCTAAAAGTATGGAAGTGTTTAagcctttacaaaaaaaaatttgaaagttgCAGAATATACATAACGGTTGGAGATAAGAAATGTAGGTATTTTTATCcgtttgattaaaaaattttttttcaaacttgcctaagatcacacggCAAGTGGCAGATCCTGTGTTAGAGTTAACGGTTTTTTCATTTGGTTCctgttttgtgcctttttttttttaatcaaatggaAGATTTTTTATAACttactaaaattaatataatggaATCTAGAGTTCATGCAGAGGGAAGATTTAATAGATTTATGAAAAAGATTTAATATcaaaaagtattttgtttgtaCTTTGTGGATGAAAAAGAGGTTAAATGTAACCCAAGATCTCAAGCTATTGTGACTCAGGCTCTCCATCCTGGCTTTCCAAAATTTCAGTCGCATTGTATTGCATTTTGACCATATTCTTGTTTACAAAATCCTGAGATACTTTGAAAGGAGGCGGCTGTGATTTGAGACAGCACAATGATAGTGGAGGAATAATCTTAATGGCATTTCTACCAGGTCAGAGCTTTTAGGAACAAACTGTTGTCATTGATAAATGAAGTAAGCAACCTACTTGTTTTCGTTCAACTATTGACGTAGTTACTATAGAAAAATTTCCTTCTCCAGGGtttttgtctctgccccttcctccaacAGTGTTGGTTATTATGTTTATTGCATTGTGTTTCTGTGTATTCCTAACGGCTGTTTCACCCTTATTAAAGTGGGAATCTTTATTTGGAATAAAAAGCAAGGCATGTAAATTCCTTTCATTGATAATTGACAGAGTAGTTTGTAAAGAAAAGGCCTTTGTGTCTAGTTTTTGTAGATCCACATCTCTTTGAATGCTAGAGAGTGAAATAAACAACTGGTCTAGGAGCCAAACAATttggggttcccccccccccttctcttttccttaggTTTAACCCTGCCCCCCAGGTTTGTGGCTGGGTGGGCTTTCCTCATTTGAGTAGGAGGCTTTAGAGATGTACTTTGTCCCTCCTGTTTTGCAAAGTAATTGCCAATGAGAATGCAATTAAAGAAGCCAGAAAACTTACCCAaaccttcagttttttttccactttgtgcTTGCTTTGGGGAAGAATAGAACTTAACCAACCAGAAATTAGATGTAAGGATAGGTTACAGTTATTCTATCATACTGTACACTGCCATCAAAAAGATGACAACAAATTTAAACATGAACATTGACTGACTTAAGATTCACGCTATGGCTGACTTCAGTCTTAGAGGATAGGTTGTTTCTAAAACAACTTTTTGGTTCTCACAACTACAATGGTTAGGGAATTTCTGTCACTATAATTCCTGTAGGCTAACCAAAACTATTAGTACGTCTCTGGGATGTGCGATGTTGAAATCATTAACCTTTTCTTTAGGTTACCCTCAACTTTCAAAAACTTCAGTTAGAAGCCTTTCTACACCCACCCTCAAGTCTGAACAACTAACCACTGGAGTCCATCCCAAACCAAACACCTAATACTGCATAAATCCAGAATTAACACACTTAGGCTGAGAACTGTTAAATCTAGTGAAATTCCACTGGTTATAGTAAAGAATTTGACAGTCCTTGGCACTGACTGCCTGTAGACATTACACAGAGAATAGGGGGGAAAATGGAGACTCCTTCCTCCAAATCATTTATTTCCTATGGTTTGCATGATAAAATAATGGCCTTGCCGTGGTAACAACCTATTCTTGAACTAGTTTAAGCTACCCCTATCTCTTGGAACCTATGGAGTATTCTGATGCCTTAACCCACCCCCCCAAAGCCTCCTGATGGAAATTATACTTTTACATAGGAACATATGTAACCGTTCTTGTCAATTTGAGGAATGTTGTTTTCTATAAACCTCAGTCATCttagaatgtagagaaaagggagagatgcAGGGAATTAAACCTGGTTTACTCTCTTGAATTAGAATCTTAGTTTCCAAAGTATGCTGTGTCCTTTTACTGTTAGCCCTGCttcgggaagggggggggggggctggtcaTAAACAGCAGGTTTAATTGTATAGCTGTTGAACTGATCCAAATGTGTCTATCAGTTGGCAGATTGGTTGCCTTGTAAAAACCAGCAGTCCTACCGTTTCTTCAGTTGGATTATGAGTGCGTTAAAAATAGTCgtaattttttacaaaatacaaaCCAACCACTGGGGGGGGaagaagcaattttattttttaatttcatgcttGAAATTTGCATATGTACATTAAGTACTATGTAAACTTGTCTTTAGAATACCATTATTTGATTTGGGCAATATTACCTCATCTGAATTTACTTGGAGAAATACAACTTCACCCTTCTCCTTTAAGATGTCAAAAGCTGCCAAGTTAGAATAGGGCACCtaaaatcagaaattttaaattgacTCTCCCACACACATTTGTAATTCACTATTGGGTTAATTTATATTTAGGTAAAATATGTTATCAAGTTATGCAAGAAATTACATCTTTTACATTAAGTGGTCCCCTGGGTTGCACTTACtagtaacaaaaaaatatatatactggcATCATACACTAAACTATATTCATGTTACAgattacaaaaattattaaaagccaaaatgaatCTTTAAGGTTGGAGGGACCTTTTCATGGTTAATCTTTGGGCTTaaggaggaaaaattaaaatagtccCATACTGCATTTCACATCTCTTAAAAATAGGAAGTGTTTTAGCAGCTTTAAAACCTTTTCAGTTATATAAAACTTAGTACACTAGGGTTTACTTTGAAATATAGTTTACCACCAGATCAATTATACATACACCGGCACTTTAGCACAAGGgcaaaccttaaaaacaaattattttggaCCTTTAAAATCAGGCCATAGCATAAAAAACAAGAGTCATGGTCTTACATTCAGCAAATTCAtactaaaatattctatttttataggATAAATGCCAACAAAACTTTACATATGCTACAagtttattacatatatttacatggcTCTTTCCTAGGTACTTAAAACTTTCACATTATACAGCTCCCCACTTAAGTAAGCTTTGCAGGGATAACTTTTGAGACCAGATCACTGTCAGAATAGCTTATGCAGTGCTAGAatacaaaaaaatgtattctgaaagCTACTCAGTGACCACCAAATACTGTTTCTATAAAAACTGGTTTTGGTGCATTAGTTGGCAGACGCTTATCCACTCACTGCATGAAAGAAATGGCCATTGGGGTATGTGGTCTCATTCTAAATTAGACAGCCACGAGTGCCCTTTCTACATTCACCAGCATACAGTTTACTAAAATGCAACCATTCTCTAAGAAaaagtcacattttctttttggcaGTGCATAGGATTGTTGGCATATTATTGGTTTGGGTGTTTCTAGGACTTTAAACTTTCAAATACTCAACTACTTCTTAGTCCCTGTATGTCTTAACTAGATGCTTAAAATCAGATTCACTAGCTTTCAACAGGTCAATCTAGTGATCCATGAATGATAAtcttaaattagtattttcacCCAACAGATAGGAAAAGTTGATTACCATTCCCCAAATCTAAACTTAAACCACTTAAGTTACTCAGTTGAGAACACTTAATATTAAGTACTAGGAtgaataattttgttattttaagttgCACTGATCCCACC harbors:
- the SRSF10 gene encoding serine/arginine-rich splicing factor 10 isoform X4, with amino-acid sequence MSRYLRPPNTSLFVRNVADDTRSEDLRREFGRYGPIVDVYVPLDFYTRRPRGFAYVQFEDVRDAEDALHNLDRKWICGRQIEIQFAQGDRKTPNQMKAKEGRNVYSSSRYDDYDRYRRSRSRSYERRRSRSRSFDYNYRRSYSPRNRPAGRPRRSRSHSDNDRPNCSWNTQYSSAYYTSRKI
- the SRSF10 gene encoding serine/arginine-rich splicing factor 10 isoform X3, translating into MSRYLRPPNTSLFVRNVADDTRSEDLRREFGRYGPIVDVYVPLDFYTRRPRGFAYVQFEDVRDAEDALHNLDRKWICGRQIEIQFAQGDRKTPNQMKAKEGRNVYSSSRYDDYDRYRRSRSRSYERRRSRSRSFDYNYRRSYSPRNSRPAGRPRRSRSHSDNDRPNCSWNTQYSSAYYTSRKI
- the SRSF10 gene encoding serine/arginine-rich splicing factor 10 isoform X2, which produces MSRYLRPPNTSLFVRNVADDTRSEDLRREFGRYGPIVDVYVPLDFYTRRPRGFAYVQFEDVRDAEDALHNLDRKWICGRQIEIQFAQGDRKTPNQMKAKEGRNVYSSSRYDDYDRYRRSRSRSYERRRSRSRSFDYNYRRSYSPRNRPAGRPRRSRSHSDNDRFKHRNRSFSRSKSNSRSRSKSQPKKEMKAKSRSRSASHTKTRGTSKTDSKTHYKSGSRYEKESRKKEPPRSKSQSRSQSRSRSKSRSRSWTSPKSSGH
- the SRSF10 gene encoding serine/arginine-rich splicing factor 10 isoform X6 yields the protein MSRYLRPPNTSLFVRNVADDTRSEDLRREFGRYGPIVDVYVPLDFYTRRPRGFAYVQFEDVRDAEDALHNLDRKWICGRQIEIQFAQGDRKTPNQMKAKEGRNVYSSSRYDDYDRYRRSRSRSYERRRSRSRSFDYNYRRSYSPRNSRPAGRPRRSRSHSDNDRFKHRNRSFSRSKSNSRSRSKSQPKKEMKAKSRSRPNCSWNTQYSSAYYTSRKI
- the SRSF10 gene encoding serine/arginine-rich splicing factor 10 isoform X1; the encoded protein is MSRYLRPPNTSLFVRNVADDTRSEDLRREFGRYGPIVDVYVPLDFYTRRPRGFAYVQFEDVRDAEDALHNLDRKWICGRQIEIQFAQGDRKTPNQMKAKEGRNVYSSSRYDDYDRYRRSRSRSYERRRSRSRSFDYNYRRSYSPRNSRPAGRPRRSRSHSDNDRFKHRNRSFSRSKSNSRSRSKSQPKKEMKAKSRSRSASHTKTRGTSKTDSKTHYKSGSRYEKESRKKEPPRSKSQSRSQSRSRSKSRSRSWTSPKSSGH